Proteins encoded in a region of the Paenibacillus sp. W2I17 genome:
- a CDS encoding TrkA family potassium uptake protein, with product MKTQQFAVIGLGRFGSSLAQELMELGYEVLGIDKNEEVVEDMSELVTHAVVADATDEEVLRSLGIRNFDCCIVAIGDDIQTSILTAILLKELGVKTVVAKAISVLHGRALDKLGIDRVVYPERDMGIRVAHQLVTPNLLDYIELSNDYSIVEMKVPACLHNKTLSTLNARVRFGCSIVALQKEAGVIIAPTALDSLQMGDIMVIIGNNADIDRFEEEVISQES from the coding sequence ATGAAAACCCAGCAGTTTGCGGTGATCGGGCTTGGACGGTTTGGGTCCAGTCTGGCACAGGAATTAATGGAACTCGGCTACGAGGTGCTTGGGATCGATAAAAATGAAGAAGTCGTCGAAGACATGAGTGAATTGGTCACCCATGCCGTTGTAGCCGATGCCACAGATGAGGAAGTGCTGCGCTCCCTGGGTATTCGAAATTTTGACTGCTGTATCGTTGCCATCGGGGATGATATTCAGACGAGCATTCTCACCGCGATTCTGTTAAAAGAGCTGGGCGTCAAGACGGTTGTGGCCAAGGCCATATCCGTCCTTCACGGACGCGCATTGGATAAACTGGGGATTGATCGTGTCGTTTATCCAGAGCGGGATATGGGCATTCGGGTTGCCCATCAGCTGGTTACCCCGAACTTGCTGGATTACATTGAATTATCCAATGATTACAGTATTGTTGAGATGAAGGTTCCCGCCTGCCTGCACAACAAAACCCTTTCGACCCTGAATGCACGTGTACGTTTTGGTTGCAGCATTGTAGCGTTACAGAAAGAAGCCGGGGTCATTATTGCTCCGACGGCACTGGATTCGCTTCAAATGGGAGATATCATGGTCATTATTGGTAATAATGCAGATATCGACCGATTTGAAGAAGAGGTTATCAGCCAGGAGAGCTGA
- a CDS encoding succinate dehydrogenase cytochrome b558 subunit, producing MKGFYSRKLHSLLGVIPLSLFFVEHLVTNFSAVEGGKEAFDGAVAFLNSLPLVIVLETLLIWLPLFYHGVYGLYIAYQAKPNVGRYGNERNWRYTLQRVSGVITFVFVIWHVWETRVQVALGTVTHEELGGVIHEIVMNPVTFILYLISVVAASYHFANGLWSFLVSWGITVGPRAQRVSSYVCMSLFGIISIMFIASLFAFRSMDFQAVTSMVEVVKTVLI from the coding sequence ATGAAAGGGTTTTACTCCAGAAAGCTGCACTCCTTGCTTGGCGTCATTCCGCTCAGTTTGTTTTTTGTTGAGCATTTGGTGACGAACTTCTCGGCAGTTGAAGGCGGCAAAGAGGCTTTTGACGGTGCTGTTGCATTTTTGAACAGTCTGCCACTGGTTATTGTTTTGGAAACGCTCCTCATCTGGTTACCGTTGTTCTATCACGGTGTATATGGTCTGTATATTGCTTATCAGGCCAAGCCTAACGTGGGCCGTTATGGCAATGAGCGCAACTGGCGTTACACGTTGCAGCGGGTCAGTGGTGTCATTACGTTTGTATTCGTAATCTGGCACGTATGGGAGACTCGGGTGCAGGTTGCGTTGGGTACAGTCACCCACGAAGAACTTGGTGGTGTCATTCATGAGATCGTGATGAACCCGGTAACATTTATTCTATATCTGATCAGTGTAGTTGCGGCATCCTATCACTTTGCCAACGGTCTGTGGTCGTTTCTCGTTAGCTGGGGGATTACCGTGGGTCCGCGTGCGCAGCGTGTGTCTTCTTACGTGTGCATGAGTTTGTTTGGTATTATTTCCATTATGTTTATTGCTTCGTTGTTCGCTTTCCGGAGCATGGATTTCCAAGCAGTAACTTCGATGGTTGAAGTAGTAAAAACAGTTCTAATTTAA
- the sdhA gene encoding succinate dehydrogenase flavoprotein subunit, whose amino-acid sequence MASTNVIIVGGGLAGLMAAIKSAEAGVHVHLFSLVPVKRSHSVCAQGGINGAVNTKGEGDSPWVHFDDTVYGGDFLANQPPVKAMCEAAPGIIHLMDRMGVMFNRTPEGLLDFRRFGGTKHHRTAFAGATTGQQLLYALDEQVRRWEAAGLVTKYENWEFLQAVLDDEGVCRGIVAQDLKTMKVQTFPAEAVILASGGPGIIFGKTTNSVINTGTAASAVYQQGVNYANGEFIQIHPTAIPGDDKLRLMSESARGEGGRIWTYKDGKPWYFLEEKYPSYGNLVPRDIATREIFSVCVDMGLGVNGENMVYLDLSHKDPKELDVKLGGIIEIYEKFMGDDPRKIPMKIFPAVHYSMGGMWVDYNQMTNIPGLFAAGECEYQYHGANRLGANSLVSAIYGGMVAGPKAAEYIKGLKKSSADIPSSVFEKHTKQQSDKYEGILKMQGTENAYVIHKELGEWMTANMTVVRYNDKLEATIGKIKELKERYGKINMYDSSGWNNPSAAFTRQLWNMIELAEAMTLGALLRNESRGAHYKPEFTERNDEEFLKTTIASWSKEGPKISYEPVDVSLIPPRIRDYSKD is encoded by the coding sequence ATGGCATCAACGAATGTAATTATTGTGGGCGGCGGTCTCGCGGGATTGATGGCGGCGATCAAATCGGCTGAAGCCGGAGTCCATGTTCATTTATTTTCACTGGTTCCTGTTAAACGATCCCACTCTGTATGTGCACAAGGCGGCATTAACGGAGCGGTAAATACCAAGGGTGAGGGTGACTCCCCATGGGTACACTTTGACGATACGGTATACGGCGGTGACTTCCTTGCGAACCAACCTCCTGTTAAAGCGATGTGCGAAGCAGCACCTGGCATCATTCACCTGATGGACCGTATGGGCGTAATGTTCAACCGGACACCGGAAGGTTTGCTTGATTTCCGTCGTTTCGGGGGAACAAAGCATCACCGTACGGCGTTTGCCGGAGCGACAACAGGACAACAATTGCTCTATGCATTAGACGAGCAGGTACGTCGCTGGGAAGCAGCGGGCCTGGTTACGAAATATGAGAACTGGGAGTTCTTGCAGGCGGTTTTGGATGATGAAGGCGTATGTCGTGGGATCGTAGCTCAGGATCTGAAAACGATGAAGGTACAGACCTTCCCGGCAGAAGCGGTTATTTTGGCGAGTGGTGGTCCGGGGATCATCTTTGGTAAAACGACCAACTCTGTAATTAACACAGGTACAGCGGCAAGTGCGGTGTATCAGCAAGGTGTAAATTACGCCAACGGGGAGTTCATTCAGATACACCCGACAGCCATTCCAGGGGATGACAAGCTGCGTCTCATGTCTGAATCCGCACGTGGTGAAGGTGGACGGATCTGGACGTACAAAGACGGAAAACCTTGGTACTTCCTTGAAGAAAAATATCCTTCTTACGGAAACTTGGTTCCACGTGATATCGCGACTCGTGAAATCTTCAGCGTCTGCGTAGATATGGGTCTGGGTGTGAACGGCGAGAACATGGTTTATCTCGATTTGTCGCACAAAGATCCGAAGGAACTGGATGTTAAACTCGGCGGAATCATTGAAATCTATGAGAAGTTCATGGGTGATGACCCGCGTAAAATCCCAATGAAAATCTTCCCGGCAGTCCATTATTCCATGGGTGGTATGTGGGTAGATTACAACCAAATGACTAACATTCCGGGGCTGTTCGCAGCTGGTGAATGTGAATATCAATACCATGGTGCGAACCGTCTGGGTGCAAACTCACTGGTATCTGCGATCTATGGTGGTATGGTGGCTGGACCAAAAGCGGCTGAATATATCAAAGGACTTAAAAAATCGTCCGCTGATATCCCATCTTCCGTATTTGAGAAACACACCAAACAACAAAGCGACAAATACGAAGGCATCTTGAAAATGCAAGGCACGGAAAATGCCTATGTCATTCATAAAGAGCTTGGCGAGTGGATGACAGCCAACATGACGGTTGTGCGCTACAACGACAAGCTTGAAGCCACGATTGGCAAGATCAAGGAATTGAAAGAGCGTTATGGCAAAATCAACATGTATGACAGCTCCGGTTGGAATAACCCAAGCGCAGCATTCACTCGCCAACTGTGGAACATGATTGAATTGGCAGAAGCAATGACTCTCGGCGCACTGCTGCGTAACGAAAGCCGCGGCGCGCATTACAAACCGGAATTCACGGAACGTAATGACGAAGAGTTCCTGAAAACGACTATCGCAAGCTGGTCGAAAGAAGGCCCGAAAATCTCGTACGAGCCAGTAGACGTATCCCTGATCCCACCACGTATCCGGGATTACTCCAAGGATTAA
- the sdhB gene encoding succinate dehydrogenase iron-sulfur subunit, with protein sequence MAEQATANKTVKFIITRQDSPESSSYNEEFELPYRPNMNVISALMEIQRNPVNTDGKSIAPVCWDSNCLEEVCGACSMVINGKPRQACAALIDKLEQPVRIEPMKTFPVVRDLVIDRSRMFSALKRVKAWIPIDGTYDLGPGPRMPEKKRQWAYELSKCMTCGVCLEACPNVNEKTDFIGPAALSQVRLFNAHPTGEMNADDRLEALMEDGGIEGCGNSQNCVQSCPKGIPLTTSIAEMNKQTTKHMFKRWLGV encoded by the coding sequence ATGGCGGAACAAGCTACAGCCAACAAAACCGTCAAGTTTATTATCACCCGTCAGGATAGCCCGGAGTCATCTTCGTACAACGAAGAATTTGAGCTTCCGTACCGTCCCAACATGAATGTGATTAGCGCATTGATGGAGATTCAGCGGAACCCGGTCAATACAGATGGCAAATCCATTGCACCCGTGTGCTGGGATTCTAACTGTCTCGAAGAAGTCTGCGGTGCCTGCTCCATGGTCATCAACGGCAAGCCTCGTCAAGCATGTGCAGCCCTGATCGACAAGCTCGAACAGCCTGTTCGTATCGAACCGATGAAGACATTCCCAGTGGTTCGTGACCTGGTCATCGACCGTAGCCGGATGTTTAGCGCCCTGAAACGCGTAAAAGCATGGATTCCGATCGATGGTACCTATGACCTCGGTCCAGGTCCACGGATGCCTGAGAAGAAGCGTCAGTGGGCATATGAGTTGTCCAAATGCATGACATGTGGTGTATGTCTGGAAGCATGCCCGAACGTCAATGAGAAAACAGACTTTATCGGTCCAGCAGCACTGTCTCAAGTGCGCTTGTTCAACGCTCACCCGACAGGGGAGATGAACGCCGACGATCGTCTGGAAGCGTTGATGGAAGACGGAGGCATTGAGGGCTGTGGTAACTCACAGAACTGTGTGCAATCCTGTCCAAAAGGCATTCCACTGACAACCTCCATTGCCGAAATGAACAAACAAACGACCAAGCATATGTTCAAACGCTGGTTGGGTGTATAA
- a CDS encoding metallophosphoesterase, producing MAETPRQGSNNSPSQRSHKAPGAEESVFPGEEKDHDPSRRSFLLRMVLMTAGASLLTGGYAWLWEPRRLEIKQVALKLPKFPKAFDGLRVVQFSDAHLGFHTGVKELKKLAATIEEQQPDLICFTGDIVERESEPMRECIPVLASMQAKYGKFAVLGNHDYRGGQQNEVTTMFREAGFTLLRNEHVLIEQGGERLAIAGLDDALTGRPDPAQAIKGLDHDVWKLLLMHEPDYADIATPYGFGLQLSGHSHGGQVRFPWIGALTTPRGSHKYVQGLYYTDVQGVYYTTQTQMPVYVNRGFGMTQLPIRFLCRPELTVFELKGSTT from the coding sequence ATGGCAGAGACACCGCGTCAGGGCAGCAACAACTCGCCGTCCCAGCGCTCGCACAAAGCACCAGGTGCAGAAGAGTCTGTGTTTCCTGGGGAAGAAAAGGATCATGATCCCTCTCGCCGAAGTTTCTTATTGCGCATGGTTTTGATGACAGCGGGTGCCAGTTTGCTTACAGGAGGTTATGCCTGGTTATGGGAACCGCGTCGTCTGGAGATCAAGCAAGTGGCACTGAAACTTCCGAAGTTTCCAAAGGCATTTGATGGTTTGCGTGTCGTTCAGTTCAGCGATGCCCATCTTGGTTTTCATACCGGGGTGAAAGAGCTGAAGAAGCTGGCAGCAACGATTGAGGAGCAGCAACCGGACTTGATTTGTTTTACTGGAGACATAGTCGAGAGGGAATCAGAACCGATGCGTGAATGTATTCCGGTATTGGCCTCCATGCAAGCGAAGTATGGCAAATTTGCTGTTTTGGGGAATCATGATTATCGGGGCGGACAGCAGAATGAAGTGACAACCATGTTCCGTGAAGCTGGATTCACTTTGTTACGAAACGAACATGTGTTGATTGAACAAGGGGGCGAACGTCTGGCTATAGCTGGCCTGGATGACGCACTTACAGGCAGGCCTGATCCTGCCCAAGCCATTAAGGGATTGGATCATGATGTGTGGAAATTGTTACTTATGCATGAACCGGATTATGCCGATATTGCCACTCCCTATGGTTTCGGATTACAACTTTCCGGTCATAGCCATGGTGGACAGGTACGTTTTCCCTGGATCGGGGCACTGACAACTCCGCGAGGTTCACACAAGTATGTTCAAGGATTGTATTACACGGATGTCCAGGGGGTATATTACACCACCCAGACACAGATGCCGGTGTATGTGAATCGTGGTTTTGGCATGACTCAACTGCCCATTCGTTTTCTGTGCAGACCAGAATTAACGGTGTTTGAGCTTAAAGGATCAACCACATAA
- a CDS encoding metallophosphoesterase — protein MERIAIVSDIHGNMTAWEAVLGDIRSRGVERIFCLGDLVGKGPEPVQVVDQVRATCELVIRGNWDELVAVNQDNENFTWQAERLGEERLAYLAGLPFSHQFQLSGRTIRLVHASPQSVYHRVQPWDAIEKRLAMFDPPADEPDQGVADVVGYGDVHNAYLQYMNGKLLFNAGSVGNPLDLPQASYCILEGEDSNDNNTPFNVQFVRVPYDIEREVQVAQSANVPALDFYIREIRTGIYRGLQE, from the coding sequence ATGGAAAGAATTGCGATTGTATCCGACATTCATGGCAACATGACTGCCTGGGAAGCAGTGTTAGGAGATATCCGAAGTCGTGGCGTGGAGCGAATCTTTTGTCTTGGTGACCTCGTGGGCAAGGGACCGGAACCGGTACAGGTTGTGGATCAGGTGAGAGCAACGTGCGAACTTGTCATCCGTGGCAATTGGGATGAATTGGTTGCGGTTAACCAAGACAACGAGAATTTTACGTGGCAAGCAGAACGGCTGGGTGAGGAACGATTGGCTTACTTGGCGGGCCTACCCTTCAGTCATCAATTTCAACTGAGCGGTCGCACCATCCGTCTGGTTCATGCTTCACCTCAAAGTGTATACCATCGTGTACAGCCGTGGGACGCGATAGAAAAGAGGTTGGCAATGTTTGATCCTCCGGCTGATGAGCCTGACCAAGGTGTTGCAGATGTTGTAGGTTATGGGGATGTGCATAACGCATACTTGCAGTATATGAACGGTAAGTTACTGTTTAATGCAGGCAGTGTTGGTAATCCACTCGATCTTCCCCAGGCTTCCTACTGTATTCTGGAGGGTGAAGACAGCAACGATAACAATACCCCGTTCAATGTTCAATTTGTGCGGGTGCCTTATGATATTGAGCGAGAAGTACAGGTTGCACAGTCGGCGAATGTTCCTGCATTGGATTTCTATATTCGTGAGATTCGTACGGGTATCTATCGCGGGTTGCAGGAGTAG
- a CDS encoding GNAT family N-acetyltransferase produces MLTRKMLVQGLPALWTERLVLRSLRQSDYSTLSELFSDPQVIRYVNRGSQPTPIRARRLLNQIRSSSAKLDSLHYGICWKGKEQVIGITSFQHWNDQNGTAQIGYILNRSCWGRGVATEAVQRLLQFGFDDLHLGRVEARCYEANVSSQRVLSKIGMSYERSLPSFGLHDEDDEGSESLMDVKVYSMYREQYARPIQEKDLQTLVSDKPQ; encoded by the coding sequence ATGCTTACCCGAAAAATGCTGGTTCAAGGTCTGCCGGCTTTGTGGACAGAGCGTCTTGTCCTGCGATCATTACGTCAAAGTGATTACAGCACATTATCGGAACTCTTCTCCGATCCTCAAGTCATAAGATATGTGAATAGGGGAAGCCAGCCCACGCCAATCAGGGCGAGACGGTTATTGAACCAGATACGGAGCAGCAGCGCCAAGCTGGATTCGTTACATTATGGGATCTGCTGGAAAGGCAAGGAACAGGTGATTGGGATCACCTCATTCCAGCACTGGAATGATCAGAATGGTACTGCACAGATTGGTTACATCCTGAACAGGTCCTGTTGGGGCAGGGGTGTGGCTACCGAGGCGGTACAGCGGCTGCTGCAGTTTGGATTTGACGATCTTCATCTGGGGAGGGTGGAAGCACGTTGTTATGAGGCCAATGTATCTTCACAACGGGTGCTAAGCAAAATAGGGATGTCCTATGAGCGGAGTCTTCCCTCCTTCGGACTGCATGATGAGGATGACGAGGGATCAGAATCCCTGATGGATGTTAAAGTGTACAGTATGTACCGGGAACAATACGCCCGCCCGATTCAGGAAAAAGATCTGCAAACCCTAGTATCTGACAAGCCGCAATGA
- a CDS encoding histidinol-phosphatase has protein sequence MKFDLHTHHFRCGHADGNIRDYIEAGIKAGLQAIGISDHTPYFGSELEQAFPRIAMGKSELQHYVEEVLALKEEYAGKIDVLLGIESDYFPAHAELYRTTLGQYPFDYIIGSVHHTEDVSIFNKTRWKGLSDARKVEVKESYYSLIRESARSGMFQILGHIDAMKGNYPPFSEIIADQAIDETLQVIAESNVAIEINTSGKTKLSGGWYPSDAILERAHHYGVKVTFGSDAHKPQRVADELDDVRTRLKEIGFTDWVYFKQKQMQIVSL, from the coding sequence ATGAAATTTGATCTTCATACACATCATTTTCGTTGTGGTCACGCAGACGGCAACATCCGCGATTATATAGAGGCTGGTATTAAGGCAGGACTTCAGGCCATCGGTATCTCGGATCATACGCCATACTTTGGCAGTGAGCTTGAGCAGGCATTTCCCCGGATCGCAATGGGCAAGTCGGAATTGCAGCATTATGTGGAAGAAGTCCTTGCTTTGAAAGAAGAGTACGCTGGTAAAATCGATGTACTGCTCGGCATTGAATCCGACTACTTCCCTGCTCATGCAGAATTGTACCGTACCACACTGGGACAGTATCCTTTTGACTATATTATTGGTTCAGTTCATCATACCGAGGATGTGAGTATCTTCAACAAAACCCGGTGGAAAGGACTGAGCGATGCTCGCAAAGTTGAAGTGAAAGAGAGTTATTATTCATTAATCCGGGAATCGGCGCGTAGCGGTATGTTCCAGATTCTTGGACACATTGATGCGATGAAAGGAAACTATCCACCTTTCTCCGAAATTATCGCTGATCAGGCCATTGATGAAACGTTGCAGGTCATTGCAGAATCCAACGTAGCGATTGAAATTAACACATCTGGCAAAACCAAACTTAGCGGTGGATGGTACCCATCAGATGCCATTCTGGAACGGGCCCATCATTATGGAGTGAAGGTGACATTTGGATCGGACGCTCATAAACCACAGCGGGTTGCAGACGAGCTGGATGACGTTCGTACACGTCTCAAGGAGATCGGATTCACCGACTGGGTATACTTCAAGCAGAAACAGATGCAGATTGTATCACTGTAA
- a CDS encoding chemotaxis protein CheX: MKAEVINPFLESARNVFEQLIQVSPSTGSLGVKNVEYIADHVWIVIGMTGQLSGNIVFGINEQVALKIVSAMMGGFVITEMDEMSKSAISELGNMISGNASTILSNQGVVVDITPPQVMKSEHLTTFSATKALSIPLLMDGIGEMDIQVMIS, from the coding sequence GTGAAAGCGGAAGTGATTAATCCTTTCCTGGAATCGGCACGGAACGTATTTGAACAGCTCATCCAGGTTTCGCCTTCCACCGGGAGTCTTGGCGTGAAAAATGTAGAGTACATTGCAGACCATGTCTGGATCGTGATCGGAATGACCGGACAACTTAGCGGAAACATTGTATTTGGAATCAATGAACAAGTTGCATTGAAAATTGTATCTGCGATGATGGGTGGTTTTGTCATTACAGAAATGGATGAAATGAGCAAAAGTGCGATTTCGGAACTGGGTAATATGATCAGTGGTAATGCCAGCACTATCTTGTCAAACCAGGGTGTTGTTGTCGATATTACACCTCCACAAGTAATGAAGTCCGAACATCTGACTACATTTAGTGCAACGAAAGCACTGAGCATTCCTTTGCTGATGGACGGCATTGGTGAGATGGATATTCAGGTCATGATCTCGTAG
- a CDS encoding SDR family oxidoreductase, translating to MLKDQVVFITGASSGIGALCAQMLIEEGAIPILAARSRDKLEEIGASLKGPHELLTLDVTDSEQVQAAVDAILHKYGRIDILLNNAGYGKFAAMTEMSVQEFDEMMDVNYMGIVRCTKAVLPQMLERGKGQIVNVASMAGKIGTAKSASYTATKHAVLGFSNALRQELRKTGVMVTTINPGPIDTPFFHRADPSGNYVNNVRWMMLKPEDVAGHMIRAMKKRKEEVNLPRLASAGIWLYQLFPRLADRLSHGVMNQK from the coding sequence ATGCTGAAAGATCAGGTAGTGTTTATCACAGGTGCATCGAGTGGTATCGGTGCGCTGTGTGCGCAGATGCTGATAGAAGAAGGAGCCATCCCAATTCTGGCTGCCCGTTCACGGGACAAGCTGGAAGAGATTGGTGCCTCGCTGAAAGGGCCGCATGAATTACTCACGCTTGATGTTACGGATAGTGAGCAAGTTCAGGCAGCTGTGGATGCGATATTGCATAAATACGGACGAATCGACATTTTGCTGAACAATGCAGGTTACGGGAAATTTGCAGCGATGACAGAGATGTCTGTACAGGAATTCGATGAGATGATGGACGTTAACTACATGGGCATTGTCCGCTGCACCAAAGCAGTGCTTCCACAAATGCTGGAACGTGGCAAAGGTCAGATTGTGAACGTGGCCTCCATGGCTGGCAAAATCGGTACGGCCAAATCCGCTTCCTATACAGCTACGAAACACGCTGTACTCGGATTTAGTAATGCGCTGCGTCAAGAGCTTCGCAAAACTGGCGTCATGGTGACAACGATTAATCCAGGTCCGATTGATACACCATTTTTTCACCGAGCTGACCCTTCTGGCAATTATGTGAATAATGTACGCTGGATGATGTTAAAACCGGAAGACGTTGCGGGTCATATGATTCGGGCGATGAAAAAGCGCAAGGAAGAAGTGAACCTGCCAAGACTTGCTTCTGCTGGCATATGGCTGTACCAGCTATTTCCGCGTCTTGCAGATCGATTGTCGCACGGTGTAATGAATCAGAAGTAA
- a CDS encoding DEAD/DEAH box helicase — MTNQTFASIGVEQDLEAVLAKHGINEPSPVQAQTIPVILEGRDVVSKSQTGTGKTLAYLLPLLQSIKMDIKGTQKLIIAPTQELAMQIVREAQRYAEERKIGVLGLIGGAAAKRQIEKLREHPQLVVGTPGRLKELITLKKLKMHNVSTIVIDEADQVFQLGGVSDVNFVLKSALRDRQLIFLSATIDEHTAGLAKREMKEPVQIGIEPDRATAAGLEHYYFVEENRNKIDMLRRLVRQYNPDRAIVFVNATEDIGEVEAKMNHLGLSAAALYGDADKVTRSNVLSAFRNGKLQLLIASEVAARGLDIEGLPMVINYDPAFDSEHYVHRAGRTGRMGRSGIVLSIVDETQIFIMRKFARELGIELSERVLFGGKVLEADPRPDTRPEGHSFSRKPGQSRDRKPGQGNRNGGTRATISNSRPAGSKPTGNTGRTERDQDRKNKGAPKWSKDKTPRSEE; from the coding sequence ATGACGAATCAAACATTTGCTTCAATTGGCGTGGAACAGGATCTGGAGGCCGTTTTGGCGAAACATGGCATTAACGAACCTTCACCTGTACAGGCTCAGACGATCCCGGTTATTTTGGAAGGCCGAGATGTCGTATCCAAATCCCAGACGGGAACAGGAAAAACGCTGGCATATCTGTTGCCACTGTTACAATCCATCAAAATGGATATCAAAGGCACGCAGAAACTCATTATTGCACCTACGCAAGAACTGGCGATGCAAATTGTACGTGAAGCGCAGCGTTATGCGGAAGAACGTAAGATTGGCGTATTGGGTCTGATTGGTGGCGCAGCGGCTAAACGTCAGATCGAGAAGTTGCGTGAGCATCCACAATTGGTTGTGGGTACACCGGGACGACTGAAGGAATTGATTACACTCAAAAAACTGAAAATGCACAACGTCTCTACGATTGTTATCGATGAAGCGGATCAGGTATTTCAGCTTGGCGGTGTAAGTGACGTGAACTTTGTACTTAAGAGCGCATTGCGGGACCGTCAGCTGATCTTCCTGTCAGCAACCATTGATGAGCATACAGCTGGACTTGCAAAGCGTGAGATGAAAGAGCCTGTTCAGATCGGAATTGAACCGGATCGAGCTACGGCTGCGGGCCTTGAGCATTATTATTTTGTAGAAGAAAACCGTAACAAAATTGACATGCTGCGTCGTCTGGTCAGACAGTACAATCCGGATCGGGCAATCGTATTTGTGAATGCAACCGAAGATATTGGTGAAGTTGAAGCAAAAATGAATCATCTGGGCTTGTCCGCTGCTGCGCTGTATGGGGATGCTGACAAAGTGACCCGCAGTAACGTATTGTCTGCCTTCCGTAATGGCAAACTCCAGTTGCTGATTGCCAGCGAAGTCGCTGCCAGAGGTTTGGATATCGAAGGATTGCCAATGGTCATTAACTATGACCCTGCCTTTGACTCGGAGCACTATGTTCACCGTGCAGGTCGTACAGGCCGGATGGGACGCTCGGGTATCGTTTTGTCCATTGTGGATGAAACACAGATCTTTATTATGCGTAAATTCGCACGCGAACTCGGAATCGAACTGTCAGAACGTGTACTCTTTGGCGGTAAAGTACTGGAGGCTGATCCGCGTCCGGACACACGGCCTGAGGGACATTCGTTCTCCAGAAAACCAGGACAATCCAGAGATCGCAAACCAGGTCAGGGCAATCGTAATGGGGGAACCCGAGCTACAATCTCCAATTCGCGTCCAGCAGGTAGCAAACCAACGGGCAATACAGGCCGCACGGAGCGCGACCAGGATCGTAAAAACAAGGGAGCACCCAAGTGGAGTAAAGATAAAACGCCACGCTCCGAAGAATAG
- a CDS encoding ABC transporter ATP-binding protein, with product MENVQSPVLQISGLSGGYSAKRPVLHGIDLEVGRGEMVGLIGLNGAGKSTTMKHILGLMTPQQGEVRVMGKKRDEDAQIYQSAMAFVPESPELYDEMTVMEHLEFTARAYNVSEADFKQRTEKLLELFRMNEKSTSLSTHLSKGMRQKVMIMCAFVAGPPLYIIDEPFLGLDPLGIRSLLDFMLEMKASGSSILLSSHILSTIENYCDRFIVLHRGQVIAQGTLNELRSQFGESDATLEHMFYSLVQGRD from the coding sequence ATGGAAAACGTTCAATCGCCTGTTCTGCAAATCAGCGGGTTAAGCGGAGGTTATAGTGCCAAACGGCCAGTCCTTCACGGCATCGATCTGGAAGTTGGACGTGGAGAGATGGTCGGACTAATCGGCTTAAACGGTGCTGGCAAAAGTACAACCATGAAACATATCCTCGGCTTGATGACACCTCAACAGGGCGAAGTACGAGTGATGGGCAAGAAGCGGGACGAGGATGCGCAGATCTACCAATCGGCCATGGCATTTGTGCCGGAATCACCCGAACTGTATGATGAGATGACGGTGATGGAGCATCTGGAGTTTACGGCAAGAGCGTACAATGTGTCGGAGGCTGACTTCAAGCAACGTACGGAGAAACTGCTGGAACTGTTCCGTATGAATGAGAAAAGTACAAGTCTGTCGACTCACCTGTCCAAGGGGATGAGGCAAAAGGTCATGATCATGTGTGCTTTTGTGGCAGGACCACCATTGTACATCATTGATGAGCCTTTCCTGGGGCTGGACCCGCTGGGTATTCGCTCTTTGCTTGATTTTATGCTGGAGATGAAAGCTTCGGGATCATCCATCCTGCTCAGTTCACACATTCTGTCCACGATTGAAAATTACTGTGACCGTTTTATCGTTCTGCACCGTGGGCAGGTTATTGCTCAAGGGACGCTGAATGAATTGCGCTCCCAATTCGGGGAATCGGATGCCACGCTGGAGCACATGTTCTATTCCCTCGTACAAGGCAGGGATTGA